The segment ACAACAACATTGTACTTCTCATCGGTGTTTCACTTCTACTTGCAGGTTTTTATGGTCTCTTCTATAGTGGTCAGGAAGATCAATGGACAATGACAGATGATGGATTGCTGTCATATCCTGAGCGTGAAGAACTTGAATATTCCGTCATCAATCTTGACGACTCCAACCCCGATTATGTTGTAAAGACAATCATATACACAAGCAGGGAAGCAGAGGTAGATTCCCTCTTAACGATTCCTTCCACAGATAGCAACAACAGCGATCCTGTCCCTGCTGTTGTTATCCTGCCGGGCGCAGGCGTTACTAAAGAAGGTGAACATAACCTTTCTGTGCTGCTGGCTGAAATGGGTTATGCATCTATCGTCATCGACCAGCGTAATCTTGGTGCAGTAAATGTGGAAAATGATATAATGCTCTTCAGGAACGGTGCTGAGCCTGTTGAGTTCCTGATGGTCTATGATGCATTGATGGCATCAGATGTACTGCGTGACCAGCCTGAGATCGATGGCTCGAAAATAGCAATGCTTGGCTCTAGCAACGGTGGAAGGTTTGCTATCATTGCAACATCCATTGATGAGTCCATATCCGGTGTCATCGGCATAAGTACAAGTGGATATGATTCCGATTCTCTCGATAGGGAAGATGTCATTGATCAGGCAGCCTATGATCTTTACATATCGATCGATCCTGACAACTATGTTGGTGGTATATCTCCACGTCCTTTTGTGATGATACACTCCCTTAATGATACTATCATTCCTTACGATTCTGCAATGAACACATTCGAAAAGGCCGAAGAACCAAAGTCATTCGGAGCTGTTGATAGTGCAGCACATGGTTATACTGACGCGATGTATCCATATCTGGAAAGCGGATTGGAAGAGATCTTTGCTTAATATATCTATTGATGAACGATTAATGGATAAATGAGCAATTAAGCAATCAAAAAAGTAAAAAAGAAACAGGCATCCATCTAAGGATGCCACTTATTTTTAGAGTCTTTGTCTGCGGAATCCGTAGATGATAGTTCCTACGGCAACCAGAACAACTGCTGTAGCGATCACGTCAGATCCTGAGAATCCACTTGAGGATGCATTCTCTTCAGAAGTTGTTTCCTTTGTCATCTCGTATCCTTCCACATAGTTATCATCCACTGCAGATCCCTGTTCTGTAGCAGTTCCATAACCTGCGGTATCAGTGTTTGTGCTTGTGGTATTGACTATGTTTGCAGAAGGTGTGTTCGAGCTGCTCTTACTGCTGGCACTGGTTTCAGGATAACGATGTGTTGCTTCCTGCATAAGTTCATTGTACTTCTCAAGAGTATCCCTATCTACATCTACTCCCAGAAGGGATATCTGTCCGGAGATGAACTGGTCGAGTGAAGGATTACCACAAGTGTGATGGCAGCAGGTAACACCGTTCTCAGCAACGGACTCAACATAATCTTTAATGAGGCTCTTAAGCACTTCATCAGATGCATCCCAGTTACCCTTTCTTGCAGTCTCGATCATCCTTGCGTTCATGGACTGATATGCGTAAGGGTTGTTCTCTTTGATCCAATCTGCATTTTCACCGGTCATGTATGTCTCATACACACTGTCCCATACATGTTCATCAATTAGGTCAGGGCATACGGCTTCCCATCCCCAGAGATTTTCGATGAAGTCTCCCATAGCACCTGCTCCTTCAAAGCCATGCTGTTGCATGCCCTCGATCCAGGACGGGTTGAGGTACCTTGTAACGATCTCCCTTGAGAGATATGTCTTAAGGGTCTCTATTGTTTCAGCATCCGGGTTCTGGAGGTTCATTATGTAAGTGTCCGGAGTTGTACCGGAAGCTTCTCCTACAACCAGCATCAATCCGCCCATGTACTGGAAGAAATCATCTGTGTCAAGGGCACCGTAGGTGTTTGAACTGCGGCTGTGCAATATAGCTTCAACGTCCTCAAGGTTATCCTCAAAGACTTCCTTATTATCCACGGAGCTATCGGCGACATCCCATTGGCTGACGATATCTTCAATGCTCTCTCCCCAGACATATTCACCATATGCATGACTCATCCTTTCCATGTAAAGGTCAGCAAGAGCCGTGTTGTCTTCCCATGTATCACTCGCAGAGATCGCATTAGCCATACCTGTTCCATAGGCACCATCCTCAGGACCGAATATCCTGAGCAGTGAAATGGTCATGGATGCCGTTTCATTCTGGAAGGTTGCATTCAGTCCGTTGTAGATGTTGTTGGTATTTTCCCTGACATAGTTCGTGTTCTCTGCAGGGTCATACGGGATATATTCGGGCGTTGGACGTTCCTCATCCTCTTTATATCCATTATCCGGTGCATTGTATGCGAGATATACCGCTTTATCTATCAGTTCTACTTTGTGTGGGAAGCTATCCCTGTAAAGACCAGATATCTGTACAAGTACATCTATACGTGGACGACCGAGCTCTGAAGAATCGATCAGCTCTACGTCTACAACTTTCGTTCCATCCCAAACAGGCTTTACTCCGAGAAGATACAGGATCTCTGCTTCCATTACGCCTTCGTGACGTGTGGATTCTCCTGCCCATAGGACAAATGCGACTTTCCTTGGATATTCGCCATTATTCTCAGCCATGTAAATATCAATTGTCTCGTTGGCAAGATCCATTCCAAGTTTCCATGCATGAGGGGTTGGAATGATCTGTTCATCGGAAGCATAGAAGTTCATTCCTGATGGTAGGGTATCTGGACGTAGTATTGGGTCTCCTCCGAGATTAGCTGCAATATATTTACCGTCCATCGCATTGATTACCTGTTGTGTCTCGTTCTCACTCTGACTCAGGGTATTGGCATACTCCACAGAATCTGACAGGTAAGCATCCATTTTTACGGAACTGTTGCCAACTCCAAGAACCTGTTCCTGAGCATCAGTGGAACCAATTCCCTGATTCAATACGAGGTCAAGAAGTGATACTGATGCATTTTCGGATGTATTATACAGTGCAACTTCTTCCTTGAAATCATTTCCAAGCATGGAACAGACCATTTCATTTAGTTGTTCATCTTGTGGTGAAGTTCCAAGGATGTGCAGTCCATATGGCATGGATGTTGTTCTGAGTTCTCTTAAGACATCGTCAAGTTCGTCCAGGAACTCATCTCTGGTAGCATTGTCCTGTGAAAGGCTCATGTCAACCCTTTCATCAAGATGTAGTTCGAGTGTCAGGTTTACTATTTCTTTGTAGCGTGCTTCCTGCATACTAGGATCACTGGAAAGGGTGTTGTACTGACCTATCTTTTGATTCAACGTTGTGTAGTTACCATAACTTCCGGACATCACAACCGGTGGTATGAGGTGATCGATAATGATGGCATTACCTCTGCGTTTTGCCTGCATGCCTTCTCCGACACCATCCATTACATATGGATAAACTACAGGTATGTCACCAGTCATTATAGCGGGCCATTCATCTCTGAACAGACCAAATTCTTTTCCGGGTAACCATTCAACAGTTCCATGTCTTCCCATGTTTATCATTACATCAGCATCGAACTCGTTCTGTAACCAGAGGTAGAATGCGATGTATTGGTGGTGGGGTGGGAGTTCTCCTGCATGATAAATTGCATCATTGTCCTGTAACCATCCGCGGGTAGGCTGTGGAGCAAGAATTACATTTTCACTGATCTCTATTTTTGGTATGACTATGAACTTGTTCCCGTTTTCGTCCTCATGGACCATTATCTCTCCGGGTGCTTCACCCCACATATCAATTACTTCCTGTTTTCTCTCTTCGGGAAGTGCATCGAACCATCCATTATAGGTCTCTTCAGGTATCAGTTCTACTTTGTCGGTATCCACAAGCTCTTCCAGTTTTCCTGGAGCCCATGTGCCTATGTTCGTTCCCTGTGTCAGGAAGAGGTCTACAAGTTCTGTTTCGTTAGGGATTTCAGATTCGTTCACTTGATATCCTGCATCATCCATTGCATTCAGTAGATTGTTAATACTTGGAATGACCTCAAGGTATGAAGCACCGATGTTGTCTTTTCCTGCTCCATGGTTATAGTAAACGACAACTGCCTTCTTTTCGGATTCATCTTTTAGAGCAAGTTCTGTCTGTGCTTCAGCTCTGTCCACAAGCCAATCTATCTGACTCTCAACAGGAACGTAAATATCATTTCCCTGAGAATCAATTTCTTCTGATGCGATCATGATCGGATCGATCCAGCCCCATGACTCTGGCCTGTAGATCCTCAACATATTAGTGTTTGGTAGTGGATTAGTCGCTTCCTGCCACTCTGTTAGGTTCATGTAGCTATTGAGTACTGTGTTCATGACCGGTACACCCAGTCCGTCGATGTCAAAGTACTGGCTACGATAAGTGCTTGAAAGTATCAGGTCAACTTTGGTTTCAGGGCTGTAATTAAAGAATGGGTCGGAAGGTTCCGTTTTGGCACTATAGCATGCGATGACATTCATTCCTCTTAGTTCCAGCTTTTCAATTATGTCATCATAAGCTGCCATATCATCCGGATAATAGGAGGCATAAAATGTCATACCAATGGTTGGAGCATCCACATCAAAGGAGTGTTCTGCTGGATCCCTGTTGCTGTACCACTCGAAGTATTCACTGGCATTGTTAGTGAAATGTGGTGCAGGCATGCCGGGATGGTAAATTGCCCTATCTGAACCTATGGGCTCTTCAACTTGCAGGTCATTGCGATCGCCAAGTGTGGTTGCCAGGAAGAATATTAGATTATCAAAGTTTGACTCATCTATAGCACCATATATCCAGTAATCCTGCAGCTCGTCTTCGAATTTGTCTTCACTGGAAAAGCTTTCTGGAACTACATAGTTTTCATTTAGGAGTGTATTGTAACCTACAACGATTGTTCCGTTTGCAATTGCCTCATCGATATTATCCGTGATCAATGAAGCAGTATCTGAGAACATGTTAACGTAGATGATATCCATCTCCGTAAAATTGACATCACTTTCAATTGTTGATGGTAAATAATATGAAACCGTTATGTTGTAGTCAGGATTGCTGTTTATCCTTTCAACTACACTGTTTAATTTTGCAGAATAGCTTTCATAACCTGTTATTATGGAAATATTAAGGTGATGATCATTTGCACCTAGCTTTTCTTTTAGCAATAGTACTGTGGTGTATGGATGGACCTCTTCTGGAGCATCCTTTACTTTCTTATATGTTTGACCTGATACTGATGATCTGTTAAGCAAGCTCATCAAGTATTCCATTTCTGTTGCATCAATATTCCTGCTACTGGTATTTAGATATTCAAAACAATCAGAATTTGCTATACTGATATCAACTTCTGCTTTACGCCATGTATTATCCTCTGATTTGTTTATTCCAATTAGTGTGTAGTCACCGTTTGGAATTCCGGTTAATGTGTAGTGACCAGTCAAACTACTGGTTGTGTTGGCAACAAGTTCGTTTGTAGTTGAATCAAACAATAATACGGTGGTGTATGGATGTACCTCTTCTGGAGCATCCTTTACTTTCTTATATGTTTGACCTAATACTGATGATCTGTTAAGCAAGCTCATCAGGTATTCCATTTCTGTTGCATCAATATTCCTGCTACTGGTATTTAGATATTCAAAACAATCAGAATTTGCTATACTGATATCAACTTCTGCTTTACGCCATGTATTATCCTCTGATTTGTTTATTCCAATTAGTGTGTAGTCACCGTTTGGAATTCCAATTAGTGTGTAGTGACCAGTCAAACTACTGGTTGTGTTGGCAACAAGTTCGTTTGTAGTTGAATCAAACAATAATACAGTGGTGTATGGATGGACTTCTTCTGGAGCATCCTTTACTTTCTTATATGTTTGACCTGATACTGATGATCTGTTAAGTAAGTTCACCAGGTATTCCATTTCTGTTGCATCAATATTCCTACTACTTGTATTTAGATATTCAAAACGATCAGAATTTGCTATACTGATACCAACTTCTGCTTTACGCCATGTATTATCTTCTGATTTGTTTATTCCAATTAGTGTGTAGTTCCCATTTGGAATTTCAGTTAATGTATAATCTCCATTCAGATCACTAGTCGTATTCGCAACGACCGCCATATTATCATAACTTCCTGCCGATACCACTGGCATTGCAAGTGCCAGCAACAAAAGTATGCTTAAAGCTAATATGCCGTATTTTTTCATATATCTACCACCAATAATGCAGCACATTCTGTCAACAAGTGCAGCTGACCGAATGGCGTGCATTTAAACCTTCAAATATTTTGAATCAGGCTGTTTCAAATTCACTTAAGATAGTGTAAATCAACTTGTTTTAAAAATCCAAAAAAATTAGCATATTTTTTATTCCTGAGTCTGGGAGAACCTGGATCACACGATTGTTGTTGGAGTTCTACTTTTATTCATTATATGGTAGGAAATATGATTGACATTTTTTTGATTTTTCATTAGCGAATTACTTATCTAAAGATAAATTGAATTTATGTTTGTAATTATACTAATATATAAAACAACAAAAACGTTATTTTATTTTAATATAATTACATTTAAAACATTGAGGCATATTTATGTCTCATATGTTTTCATAAGTAGAACGAATTATCCTATATAAGTTTGCTGAATGTGCAACTATTATTATCTTTAATGCTAATGTTACAATAAGTCTAATGCTTATTGGTGTCTTTTTTAAAAATATGATGTACTTTGCAATTACTTTGATTCATAATCTATAAATAAAATAAAACATTTAATTAAAGCTGCTTTTATTTGTATAACTAAATATATCTCGAATGATTACATTAAGATAATTCTGTATCTGTAAATTAAGTCTTTTACTGGACACTTCAGGTCAAAAAACAGTATCTTATCAAGCATTATACTACAAATATTCTTAAGTAAGAGAATCTTCGGCAAGTATCAATGCTGGTGAATGAATTGCAGTATAAGATAAAAAGAAAAAGAGCCTGAACTTTTGTTCGTTCAGACCTCTTCAATAGTCAGGTTCTCATCCTCATCAAGTTCCATGAGTGTAGCTTCCAGTTCGTCAAGATCACTTTCGAGATCCTCGATCTCCGAATCGGTTAGTCCGACCCCTTCTTCTGCAAGTATCTCATCTGCAGTTGGTGCTTCGGCATCAACCACCTCTTCTGCAGGCTGGTCGTCAACACAACCTGAGAAGGTGAGTCCTATCAGCAGGATCGCGATAATTCCAATGTGCTTAAAGCTGACCATGATTAGTCCTCCTGTGGCTTATTACTTTCATCATTTTGGCCGGATGTATCAGCTCCTTTCACACCTTCAGTTCCTAAATCAGCTGATATTTCTTCCTCAACGCCTTCGTCGTTAACCTCTTCAGCTTCTGAAACTTCTCCTGCAAACTCGGTCACAAATGCTTCAGCACCTTCACCAATCCGGTATGATCCCTCGCCTGAGAGTGAAGCACTTCCATCTCCTTCTGCAAAGACTGTTATGTCCTCACCGCGGATCATAATGGTAAGCCTGCTTCCCTTAATGATGGCATCGCCGGTGAAGTTGTGATATACAAAGGCATGGTACCCGTCTTCTGCTCTCTCTTCATTGACCAGTTCATATGTTCCGGTGACATCAATATATAAATCTCTGGCAAGGTCCTTGACAACAAGCATTGCATCTGTTGCGCTGATGGTAGCGTTCAGTTGTCCGGAAAGGACAATAGTTCCGTCTCCTTCTGCATTAAGAGGACCCTCGCCTGCCATGTTCACAAAACCTTTTCTGAATTGTTTCATCTCACGGAGTAGTTCCCTGAGCCTTTCGTTAGCTTCTCTGCTCTTCTTAATTGCCTCCTCAACATCACCTTTTTCCTGGAGTGATTCTGCTTCAGCTATCAGTTCATTATATTCAGTAAGCATTTCCTGAAGATCTTCGACATCCTCGCCGTTCTGTTCCATCTCTCTTATTTCATTCTGCAGGCGTTCAGATATACGATTGGTGTTGGCAATATGATTTTCAAGTTTCTCACCAACTTTTACTGAAGTGAAGTCTCGAATATCCTTTATTGCATCCATCCAGAGCTTCTTTATATCTCTCATTGCATCTGAAAGCTCCTTTCTTGTCTCGGCTTCCTCAACAACTACTCTGGCAAGTTCGAATTCACCGATGTAACTGTTAATGGTCTCGTTCACGTCTTCAGGATAGTCGCCTTCATCCCTTATGTTCTCGAGACGAAGTACCATGTAATCGATTGTACCATTGAGGTAAACTTTAGATGCGTCGATCATTTCTTCAGATGTAAGCTCACCTCTTACCTGCTGCCTCTTTACCATCTGGAACTCATATGTCAGGTTGTTGTATTCCTTCTTTGCCTCCTGAATATTTATCCTGTCCTGCGTCCTTAATCTGTCTTGTTCCTGTAGGCCGAACGTTTCATTGGAATTGTTCATCTGCATTTTTCCGGGTGCAGCCTCAAATCCATTTACAGTATCTGCAAGTGCTGTTATGGGAAGTAAGCTGACCATCATCAGCACAGTAGCAATAATTGCAAAACCTTTAATCGTTCCTAACTTCATTCCGGTTTCCTCCACTATTATGAAATTGACTTACAAAACAATATTTGGGGTTATTGGATATATACTTACTTTGAAATTAATTTATTTAGATTACATGTTCTTAAAATTTACAGGTATTTTCAAACATAATTTTTCTAATAAAACTTGATGACGGTTTATTTGCTAAAACTA is part of the Methanococcoides orientis genome and harbors:
- a CDS encoding alpha/beta hydrolase: MAKIEPKRTFLKRHNNIVLLIGVSLLLAGFYGLFYSGQEDQWTMTDDGLLSYPEREELEYSVINLDDSNPDYVVKTIIYTSREAEVDSLLTIPSTDSNNSDPVPAVVILPGAGVTKEGEHNLSVLLAEMGYASIVIDQRNLGAVNVENDIMLFRNGAEPVEFLMVYDALMASDVLRDQPEIDGSKIAMLGSSNGGRFAIIATSIDESISGVIGISTSGYDSDSLDREDVIDQAAYDLYISIDPDNYVGGISPRPFVMIHSLNDTIIPYDSAMNTFEKAEEPKSFGAVDSAAHGYTDAMYPYLESGLEEIFA
- the cobN gene encoding cobaltochelatase subunit CobN, with translation MKKYGILALSILLLLALAMPVVSAGSYDNMAVVANTTSDLNGDYTLTEIPNGNYTLIGINKSEDNTWRKAEVGISIANSDRFEYLNTSSRNIDATEMEYLVNLLNRSSVSGQTYKKVKDAPEEVHPYTTVLLFDSTTNELVANTTSSLTGHYTLIGIPNGDYTLIGINKSEDNTWRKAEVDISIANSDCFEYLNTSSRNIDATEMEYLMSLLNRSSVLGQTYKKVKDAPEEVHPYTTVLLFDSTTNELVANTTSSLTGHYTLTGIPNGDYTLIGINKSEDNTWRKAEVDISIANSDCFEYLNTSSRNIDATEMEYLMSLLNRSSVSGQTYKKVKDAPEEVHPYTTVLLLKEKLGANDHHLNISIITGYESYSAKLNSVVERINSNPDYNITVSYYLPSTIESDVNFTEMDIIYVNMFSDTASLITDNIDEAIANGTIVVGYNTLLNENYVVPESFSSEDKFEDELQDYWIYGAIDESNFDNLIFFLATTLGDRNDLQVEEPIGSDRAIYHPGMPAPHFTNNASEYFEWYSNRDPAEHSFDVDAPTIGMTFYASYYPDDMAAYDDIIEKLELRGMNVIACYSAKTEPSDPFFNYSPETKVDLILSSTYRSQYFDIDGLGVPVMNTVLNSYMNLTEWQEATNPLPNTNMLRIYRPESWGWIDPIMIASEEIDSQGNDIYVPVESQIDWLVDRAEAQTELALKDESEKKAVVVYYNHGAGKDNIGASYLEVIPSINNLLNAMDDAGYQVNESEIPNETELVDLFLTQGTNIGTWAPGKLEELVDTDKVELIPEETYNGWFDALPEERKQEVIDMWGEAPGEIMVHEDENGNKFIVIPKIEISENVILAPQPTRGWLQDNDAIYHAGELPPHHQYIAFYLWLQNEFDADVMINMGRHGTVEWLPGKEFGLFRDEWPAIMTGDIPVVYPYVMDGVGEGMQAKRRGNAIIIDHLIPPVVMSGSYGNYTTLNQKIGQYNTLSSDPSMQEARYKEIVNLTLELHLDERVDMSLSQDNATRDEFLDELDDVLRELRTTSMPYGLHILGTSPQDEQLNEMVCSMLGNDFKEEVALYNTSENASVSLLDLVLNQGIGSTDAQEQVLGVGNSSVKMDAYLSDSVEYANTLSQSENETQQVINAMDGKYIAANLGGDPILRPDTLPSGMNFYASDEQIIPTPHAWKLGMDLANETIDIYMAENNGEYPRKVAFVLWAGESTRHEGVMEAEILYLLGVKPVWDGTKVVDVELIDSSELGRPRIDVLVQISGLYRDSFPHKVELIDKAVYLAYNAPDNGYKEDEERPTPEYIPYDPAENTNYVRENTNNIYNGLNATFQNETASMTISLLRIFGPEDGAYGTGMANAISASDTWEDNTALADLYMERMSHAYGEYVWGESIEDIVSQWDVADSSVDNKEVFEDNLEDVEAILHSRSSNTYGALDTDDFFQYMGGLMLVVGEASGTTPDTYIMNLQNPDAETIETLKTYLSREIVTRYLNPSWIEGMQQHGFEGAGAMGDFIENLWGWEAVCPDLIDEHVWDSVYETYMTGENADWIKENNPYAYQSMNARMIETARKGNWDASDEVLKSLIKDYVESVAENGVTCCHHTCGNPSLDQFISGQISLLGVDVDRDTLEKYNELMQEATHRYPETSASSKSSSNTPSANIVNTTSTNTDTAGYGTATEQGSAVDDNYVEGYEMTKETTSEENASSSGFSGSDVIATAVVLVAVGTIIYGFRRQRL